A genomic stretch from Armatimonadota bacterium includes:
- a CDS encoding transposase, whose protein sequence is MVHRHFGIDVSAKDFRVCFVFRGKAYVEGFSNTAEGFDHLVEWAREVALGGRLRFCLEHTGGYESELVGYLQSRGFYVSVVDSSQSHHFRLSLGKRGKSDAGDAYCLSLYSKERQPKSGIQGRTPISVTSNS, encoded by the coding sequence ATGGTACACCGTCATTTCGGCATCGATGTTTCGGCAAAGGACTTTCGAGTCTGTTTCGTCTTTCGCGGCAAAGCGTATGTGGAGGGTTTTTCCAATACGGCGGAAGGCTTCGACCATTTAGTGGAGTGGGCAAGGGAGGTTGCTCTTGGCGGGCGGCTGCGCTTCTGTCTGGAGCATACCGGCGGCTATGAGTCGGAACTCGTTGGCTACCTTCAGTCTCGGGGTTTCTATGTGAGCGTAGTGGACTCGAGCCAGTCTCATCACTTTCGGCTCTCGTTGGGCAAGCGAGGCAAAAGCGATGCGGGCGATGCCTACTGCTTGTCCTTATACTCCAAAGAGCGTCAACCGAAGAGTGGAATCCAAGGCCGGACCCCTATCTCTGTTACCTCCAACTCGTGA
- a CDS encoding transposase: MVREQLDMAVAVTRHAIQNLEAKMKKLEESVEELGRQARRLTSVTGIALTSARQILSEVGPVCAYPTPEKLALAAGLVPLPKRSGTSLNQTGLQPYGNPRLRRALYRCALVAKQRDAAFKAYAERIQAHGHKSKKTVIVACARKLAHVVWAILT, from the coding sequence ATGGTGCGCGAACAGCTCGACATGGCGGTGGCCGTCACCCGCCACGCCATCCAGAATTTGGAAGCCAAGATGAAAAAACTCGAAGAGAGCGTCGAAGAACTAGGACGACAAGCCAGACGGCTTACCAGCGTTACCGGCATCGCCCTGACCAGCGCGCGGCAAATCCTGAGTGAAGTAGGACCGGTCTGCGCCTACCCCACGCCTGAAAAACTCGCCTTGGCCGCAGGACTCGTCCCCCTCCCCAAAAGATCCGGAACCAGCCTGAACCAAACCGGACTCCAGCCTTACGGAAACCCAAGGCTGCGAAGAGCGCTCTACCGCTGTGCACTCGTGGCTAAGCAAAGAGACGCGGCCTTTAAAGCCTACGCCGAAAGAATCCAGGCTCATGGGCACAAATCCAAAAAGACCGTCATCGTCGCATGCGCAAGGAAACTCGCACACGTCGTCTGGGCAATCCTAACGAA